The genomic segment TCTCCATGTATTTTGTGCACTCCTTCATCAACGAGCCGTCGTAATCAAGGATGGACGCCCCACCCTCCACACCGGGCATGTACCTGCACCTTTTCAGGAATTCATGCCAGCTCAACCCCTTAAGCACATCCTCCGGACGGGAGGATATATCAAGCTTGAGGGAATCGGAATAGCTGCGGAAAACCTCTCCTGCCTGATACTTGAGCTGTGCATGACTCCCCAGCCAATACTCCGGCTTCCATGCACGGTATCCGATATCGATGTCCCTTTTGATGTCCTTTTTATGTGCCTTATCCTTTAGCTCGGGATCCACGTACCCGGTAAGCACCTGATGGTAAGCTTCTATGGGTAGATGCATATCCCTGTATATCCCCATGGCCGTTTCCGGCTTAGCGAGGGTAAACACTTTAGTAGTGCCTGTATTCTTCATGAAGCGGCAGAGCTGTTTTGCCCTGAAATACTCATCCTGAGGCATGATCCCCTTAACCGCATCGTAATCCCTGAACACCGAGCACCGCTCCATTAGCCTGTGGAAACGGTCGCTGTTCCAGCGTGTTGCGAGGAGGGTGTTGTGGAAAAGGATAAGATCGATTCCCGCATCCCTCAGATATTCCGGTGCAGGCATATCCTCAATATTTAGGTAGAAGGCGTTGTGCTCTGAATACTCCCTGAAAGCATAAAGATGACGATAAACGGCCGTGCGCTCCAGATAGCGAGTATAGGCGTAAACTATCAGTACATTATACTTCATCGTCGTTACCGAAGGGGTTCTTTGCGCCCATATTGAATATCCAGTCTATGATGCTCAATCCCTTAAGGAAGCCTTCCCCCCTTTGCTCGTAAACGGGATGAACGAAATTCTGCCGTATCAGCTCCACGCCGAGCTTTTCGTAAATATCGCTATCGAGATACTCCTCCGCACCGTCACCGCTCATGTAAACCGAGCATCCGGAGGCTAGGGTAAGCCGGGCAAGCTTTTCATTGGATTCCCCCGACACATCGAGCTTTGATGATATGAGGATACCGGAGGTATCTATACCGAGAAATGTGCAGATCTCTTTAATGACATAAGTATTATACAGAGCAAGATTATTTTCCGGATAATCGAGGAGTGCGAATACGAAATCCCTGTGCTCCTTGTAGTACGAAGCCTTTGCGTAGGCGGAGCTTATCTTCCCCCTGAGGCTTTCACGCCAGCTGGTATCCTTAAAATATGTCTCGTTTATATCTTTGACTCCGTCACGCTCAACGGGCGCCGTGAGCCAGTTTTTGTCATTATTCAGCCGTAAATAAACCCGATTAGACCAGCACCCTCTGGAGGTTCTGGGAAACTGGGCATCATCGAAGATAACGAACCTGTCCGCCCGGCTTATCTTCTCGAAATATCCAAGCCACGGAAAGAAGTTCGGCTGATGAACGGCGCAAACCTCAGCGGACATTCTCCCTCCCGCACTCATACAGGAATGAGTCGTACCACTCCATACACTTTATCCTCCGTAGCTCGGCACATCTCACTATCCGCTCCCTCGGCATCATCGGCTTATCCTGCCACCAGACGGGGTGTGTAAGCACCTGTATGCTTCCGGACTCCTCATACAGGAAATCGGCAAGCCTCCTGTGCCGCCAATAACCGTTGCTGTCGGAGCAATACGCACACGATTTACGAAATATTTCGGAGTAGGCATTCACCATACCTTCGATAACATGCTCCGTATGGTTATCGATGCTTGTTTTATCGGGGTTGTGGAGTGAGAACGCCTCAACCTTTCTACCGGCAATCACTTCCAGAATCCCTTTTTCCAGCGCAAGCCCCCTTCCGGCGGCGGGATCAAAATGAAGCCCTATATCATGCCCCATACCTGCTATGCTCCTGATAAGCTCCGCAGTGGGATCCTCAAGGATGCTGTAGAACAATGAGCCTGTCTGGAAGAAGAATGTAGAACGCACACCCGCATCCCTCTCTATCTCAGCAATTCTGAGGGCACGTTCGGGTGAATAGTCCACGTCATGACGCCAGAACGCCTTGTTGTCCGAGGGCTCCTCACGGTAGAAGGCGAAACGGAACCTGTGCTTTGCTTTATACAGGAGCTCCTTATAGTGAACTTCGGTAAAATCTTCAATGTGGTAGTTTTTTTCCATATCCATTAAATCGTTCAATCCCCCCGCTTGATTAGCCTAAGATTAGCCCCTGCAAAAATTATATAAAGAAAAATATAAAAAAAGTCATTGTAACGGCGATCACTTCCGATACTATTATAGACGAATCTTTATTTAAGGAGTCATCGATGGATATCAGAGGAAAGAAGGCACTGGTTATCGGCGGGGCAGGTTTTATAGGTTCCCATGTTGTGGAGGAGCTTCTAAAGCATGATGTAGCCGAAGTCATTATATACGACAACTTTACAAGGGGCTCAGAGGACAACATAGCCACAGCCCTGAACGACCCCCGTGTGAGGGTTTTCCATCTGGGTGGTGATATATTACACTCGGATATACTTGAGGAGGCGATCAAGGATGCGGATCTCGTTTTCCACCTGGCCGCCCTCTGGCTTCTGCACTGCTACGACTACCCCCGAAGCGCCTTCCATGTGAACGTGGAGGGGACCTTCAATGTACTTGAGCTCTGCGTTAAGCACAACGTTGAGAAGCTTATATATTCCTCCTCCGCATCGGTTTACGGCGATGCCATCAAATCCCCCATGAAGGAGGACCACCCCTTTAACAACAACAACTTCTACGGCGCAACAAAGATAGCCTGCGAGCAGTTCTGCAGGGCGTTCCATCACCGCTACGGCCTCGACTATGTCGGGCTCCGCTATATGAACGTGTACGGCGCAAGGCAGGACTACAAGGGTGCATACATCGCCGTTATCATGAAGATACTCGACCGTCTGCAGGAGGGTATGCCCCCCGTTGTCCACGGGGACGGTAAGCAGTCCTATGATTTCATATACGTCTCCGATGTGGCAAAGGCAAACGTCTGCGCCGCAATCTCCGACGCCACGGACGATTTCTACAACGTGGGCAGAGGGGTCAAAACAACCATAAAGGAACTGGCCGAAACCATATTAAAGATAACCGACTCAAAGCACGAGATAGAGTACCAGCCTGCGGACAGGGTCTTTGTGACCAGCAGAGTAGGCTCCACCCGAAAGGCGGAAAAGGAGCTGAACTTCACCGCTGATATAGATCTGGAAGAGGGGCTCAGAAGGGTTGTCCAGTGGCGACTTGAAAGAGACGGACGCGGGTTCGAATAATGAAGATACCGATAACAAAGCCGTATTTCGACAACTGTGAGAAGAAGGGAGTTCTGGAACCTATTGAGTCTGGCTGGCTTGTACAGGGTCCGAAGGTGGAGGAGTTCGAAAACCTCTTCCGTGAATTCACAGGCTCAAAATATGCTGTAGCCACAACAAGCTGTACTACCGCTCTGCACCTCTCCCTCGAGGCGATGGGTGTCGGTCCGGGGGACCGTGTACTAGTCCCCGCATTTACCTATGCCGCCTCCGCCAACGCCGTACTACAGTGCGGTGCAGAGCCTGTATTCTGCGATATAGATGTGTATTCATTCAATATGACTGTGGCGTCACTTAAGAAGGCTCTACAGCTTTATATGAAGCCCGCAGCTGTTATGCCGGTGAATATGTTCGGCCTCTGCGCTCCACTGCCGGAGATTGCCGAGATCTGCGCAAAGGAGCGCATAAAGGTTGTGGAGGATTCCGCCTGCGGCTTCGGCGCATTCATAGGTGATAAGCATTCAGGCACCTTCGGCGATGCTGGCTGCTTCTCCTTCCACCCACGCAAAGCGATAACCACCGGCGAAGGGGGGATGCTGGTCACGGAAGATCCCGATATTGCCGCCAAGGCTGCCTCCATGCGCAACCACGGAACCGCCGGCTCGGACCTCCAAAGACACATGGAGGGTATAAGCACCCTGCCAGAATTCTCGGAGAAAGGGTTCAACTACCGTATGACCGATATTCAGGCCTCCATCGGAATCTGTCAGATGAAAAAGGCTCAATACATTCTGGGGGAACGGACGAGGATTGCTGATATATACAGAGCAGAGCTTAAGGGTACTGCGCTCAGCTCCGCCTCTATTCCAGACGGTTACACCCACGGCTGGCAGTCCTGCGTATTTCTATACACCGAAGGGGAGGAGCCATACTCCCTCGAGCTGGAGGATGTGGACAGGCTGAACGGAAGGCGCAACCTTCTCATGCGATCATTGCAGGAGAAGGGTATCTCCACAAGGCAGGGGAGCCATGCAGTTCATAACCTCAACTTCTACAAAGAGCATTACAGGTTCAAAAGGGAGCATTTCCCCGGTGCGGATATGGCGGAGAAGCTCAGTATCGCCCTTCCACTGTATGCGGGAATGACGGACAGGGCGATCGAGTACGTAATAAACAGCGTAAAGGAGCTTTGCGGATAATGTGCGGCATAGCCGGAATCTTCACCCCCCGGGGGAGCAAAGGCAGCGGAATAATAAAAAGGATGACAGACAGCATCGCCCACAGGGGGCCTGACGATGCGGGCTACCTCGTGGCAGGTTCAGAGGGATTAAAGCATTACCTCGATCCGAATCTACGTGATATGCGTATTGATGCGGACCTCCTCCCCGAGGAGACAAAGCCGTGGAATCTTGCCATCGGTCACCGCAGGCTTAGGATTATCGATCTCTCCCCCAACGCTCACCAACCGATGAATGAGGGGAACGGAAGATACTGGATAGCCTACAACGGTGAGACATACAACTACCGTGAATTGAGGAACGAGCTTGAGGCCATGGGTGAGAGCTTCTTCAGCACATCGGATACCGAGGTTGTCCTGAAAGGGTATATCCGGTGGGGTGCAGAGGTTCTCAACAAGCTCAACGGCATGTTTGCCTTCGTTGTATACGACAGCTCCGAGGGCTCCCTCTTCATAGCAAGAGACCGGTACGGTATAAAACCCCTGTACTACACAGATACGGGCTCCACCTTCCTCTTCGCCAGCGAGATCAAGGCGCTCCTTGAACATCCGGAATGCAAAGCAGAGATCGATCCCGCCGGTCTGAATGAGTATTTCACCTTTCAAAACAACCTGGACGGCCGCTCCATCTTCTCAGGCATAACCCTAATGGAGCCTGGAACATACATAACCATTAACCGTGATGGTGTCCGCAAAAGCACAAAATACTGGGACTATTCCTTCAGCGAGCCGGATGACTCCATGAGCTTTGAAGAGGCGAGGGACAAAACACGCGAGCTTATGGAGAAGGCTGTTCAAAGACAGATCGTCGCCGATGTTCCCGTAGGGAGCTATCTCAGCGGTGGAATGGACAGCGGTTCCATAACAGCTCTGGCAAGCCGCCATATTGACCGTATAACCACCTTCACCGCAGGGTTTGAACTATCCAGAGTAACCGGGGTAGAGGCCACATTTGATGAGAGGAGGGATGCGGAGGTTATCGCAAACACCTTTCTTACAGAACATTACGAGCAGGTCATAAACGCAGGGGATATGCCCTGGGTCATGCCCCGCCTTGTGCGCCACCTTGAGGATATCCGCCTCGGCATGAGCTATCCGAACTACTACATAAGCCGCCTTGCATCCAAGTTCGTAAAGGTCTGCCTCTCCGGCGCAGGGGGGGATGAACTCTTCGGCGGGTACCCGTGGCGCTACTACAGGGTGTGCAACTCTGTAAACAAGGAGGAGTTCTTCAAAAACTACTACAACTTCTGGCAGAGGCTCGTACCCGACAACGAGAAGAAGGACTTCTTCCGCCCGGAACTGTATTCAAGGATCGATAGAACGGACTGCTACCCTCTGTTCAGAGAGGTCTTCGGCAAAAACGGGAACGCAGAGTACATCACGCCAGAGGATCACGTGGCAAACTCCCTCTACTTCGAGGTGAAAACCTTCCTCCACGGCCTCCTAATTCTTGGCGACAAACTGAGCATGGCAAACTCTCTGGAGGAACGCTTCCCATTCCTCGACAACGAGCTGGTGGATTTCGCCATGAAGATACCCGTACGCTACAAGCTAAAGGATCTAGCAAACGTCCACCGCATTGACGAAAACGAGACCAGACGAAATATGAAGTACATGCGAAAATACAACGACGGCAAGAACGTTCTTCGTGCCGCCATGAAAAGCTTCCTACCCGAAAAGATAGTAAACAGGAACAAACAGGGCTTCTCCGCCCCTGACGAGAGCTGGTACAGGGGTGAGAACTTCGAATACGTAAGGGAAACGCTCCTCAGCAGTAATGCGCATATAGACAGGTACATAGAAAGAGGGTATATAAATCGTATAATAGAAGAACATGCAGGGGGTGAGAACCACCGTCTGCTTATCTGGTCGTTCATCTGCTTCGAGGAATGGTGCAGACAGTTCGGCTTCTAGATTGCGAATACACGGAGGTATTTCAATGAAGGTACTCATAACCGGAGGAGCGGGCTTCATCGGCTCTCATCTGGCGGAAAGGATTCTGGCTCAGGGTGATGAGGTTCTCGTAATAGACAACTTCCTCACAGGGCGGCGTGACAACCTTAAGGAGCACAACAGCCTCGAGCTGAGGGAGTTCAGCATAGCGGAACGTGACAAGGTTTTCAAAGCCTTCGACGATTTCACCCCCGATGTCGTAATCCACGCCGCCGCATCCTACAAGGACCCGGAAAACTGGCTGGAGGATTCCCTCACCAATGTAGCCGGAACCGCAAACATCGTGCAGGCCTCCCAGGCGGCGCAGGTGAAAAAGATAATCTACTTCCAGACAGCCCTCTGCTACGGCCTTAACCCCGAGGAACAGCCAATAACCCTAGACCACCATATAGAAAGCGGAAACAGCAGCTACGCCATCAGCAAAACCGCAGGGGAGCAGTATGTTGCACTCTCCGGGCTTAACCATGTGATATTCCGCCTCGCAAACGCATACGGCCCCCGCAACATGAGCGGCCCCCTGCCTACATTCTTCCACAGGCTATCAACGGGCAAACCCTGCTTCGTTATGGATACCCGCAGGGACTTCATCTTCATCGAAGACCTCGCCGATGTTGTTATGAAATCCGTAAACGGAGAGGGGGGGACGGGGGCATATCATATATCCTCCGGTTCGGACTACTCCATCAAGCAGCTCTTTGACGAGGTTGTAAAAGCTCTCGACATTAAACTTGAGGAGGATGTGGAGGTTCGCCCCAGACACGCAGACGATGCATTCACAATCCTTCTGGACCCTTCAAGGATGCAGAATGATTTCGCATACATAATAAATACCCCCCTAGAAGAGGGTGTACGCAGGGCAGTGGAATACTATAAAGAATACGGTATCTCAGAGACCTACACACACCTTAAGCAGCTGAAGAAGTGATATATGTGCGGAATAATCGGAGGCAATGTCCCACCTGAAAAAATCCTTTCCGGGTCTTCCAGACTTCGCCATAGAGGACCCGATGCCTCCGGCTATATCCAGTTTTCCGATGTAACCCTTGCCCACCGCCGTCTCTCCGTTATAGATCTATCAGAAAAGGCGAACCAGCCTATGACCAAGGACAACTACAGCATCATATTCAACGGCGAGATCTTCAACTTTCAGGAACTTCGCAGAAAGCTTGAGGGGTATGGAGCAGTATTCGAAACCCTCTCCGACACCGAGGTTATCTTAGAGGCATACCGCAAATGGGGGAGCGCATCCCTGAACCTGCTGAACGGGGATTTCGCCTTCTGCATCCTGGACAGGGAGAGAAGAAAGCTGTTCCTCGCCAGAGACCGCCTTGGCAACAAGCCCCTCTACTACACCAAAACCCAGAATGGTGAATTCTTCTTCGCCTCGGAGCTTCAGGCGTTCAGAGGCGTTGTCCCCACCATAATAGACGAACAGAAGGCAGGGAACATAATTGTCTTCTCCATAAACGACAACGATGAAAGAACATTACTCAAAGGTGTTTACAACCTACCCCCAGGTCATTTCATGGAGTACAGCATCGAATCCGGCGCGTTAAGCAGTATGAGCTACTGGGAGCTGGAAGAGGAGATACGGAATGAGGATGAAACCGACCTGCTTGATGAGTTCCACGAGCTGCTGGAGGATGCCGTAAGGCTTAGGCTAATCGCGGATGTTCCTGTGGGGTGCCTGGTTTCCGGCGGGCTTGACAGCTCCGTAATCGCCATGCACATAGCAAACCTCGGCGGGAACATAAAATGCTTCAGCTCGGTGTACGACAATCATCCCGAGATAGACGAAAAAAGATATGTGACAAAGCTGGGGGAGAGTCTCGGGCTTAATATCACCTTTATACACCCCGATGTTTCCGGCAGACAGGATTTCCGGCGTATAGCGGAGATTCAGGGGGATCTCTTCCGAAGCTTTTCCATCTTCGCCCAGTATGAAACCATCCGCAGAGCCTCCGAGGAGGTAACCGTTGTCCTCGGCGGGCAGGGGGCGGATGAGCTTTTCGGAGGGTACTACCACCACTGTGCCAGATTCCTCGCCCGAAGGCCGGAGGAGTTTGAAAACCGGAAAAAGCTCTACGGAGCCACCTATGCGGAGAAGGAGATGGAGCTTGGCAGAAAATTTCTGCTCCCCGATGATCTTAAGCTTGAGGTGTTCCGCAAGGACAATGAACAGCGGCTGAACAAGGTTCAAAGACACCTCAGCTTCGAGCCGGAATGGAACCTCCTGCTTGAAAAATTCGATAGCGACATCCTCCGTGCCCTACGCAGGGAAACGGACAGCCTGAACCTTCCTGCCCTTCTTCGATACGAGGACAGAAACGCCATGGCAAGCTCCGTGGAGAACAGAACCCCGTTCACCGATTACCGGATAGTAGAGTTTGTCCATTCCATCCCCGAACATCTTCGCTTCGGTAACGGACTCAGCAAGCTTTTCCTGAGAAAGTATGCGGCAAGGTTCCTGCCGGAGGAGATAACCTCCAGAACGGATAAGAAGGGATTTGAGGCTCCCCAGAGCCTATGGATGAAAAGGATAGGTTTCGGTGCAGTTACAGAACTGGCCGAATTCCGTCTTGCTCTCCTTGATGAGTTGCGGCGTTTCTACGAAAGAGCCTGAAGTCCGCCTTCCATATATCGGCCAATCTTCTCCGCAAGCTTCGCCGCAGAGCATTCCCCTCTGCTGAAATAATCCCTGTTGTCACGCTTAACACCGAGGTTCCGCTTAACTATATCAAGAGCCTCATCGGCATCATTTGTCCAGCTCATCATTCCGTTCTCTATGAGATAAACATCGTGGAAGAGGAGGAGTGAACGGAGACTGAGCACGGGAATACCGTAGCACGCCGCCTCAAGGTTCATAGTTCCACCTCCGCCGACAAGGAAGTCGATAAACGGATAAAAGCTTTCGATGGGGAGCTTCTCCTCAAGCACAACGGCGTATTCCCCAAAACGCTCCTTGAGGGGCTCTATTTCATATCTCGGCAGGATGACGATGTTTGCATCCACCTCATCCGCTATGCGGGGGATAAGCTCATACAGAACGCTCAGTTTTTCATGTACATAATGCGCCTTGAACTCCTCCTCCCGTATCATTATGGTGGGCTTTGAGATGTCCAGTCCGTAGCGCCTGCGGAAGTCGTTCTCCTCATTCTTTTCCAGGGAATTCATCCAAAGGCACACATCTATGAAGTCGTGGGTTATAACCCTGGCCGGATCCACACCCATCCTTGAGAAAACATCACGGGGGATAACAAAGGGGTGGAACAGCAGGGAGGAGAGCATGACGGTGAGCTTTGTCACGATGGTTATGTCCTCGTAGCGGAACTCGCTCCCACGTATGGGGGTATCGCAGAAATTGATGACCTCCATTCCAAGCCCGAACCCCGTCTGGATGCTGTCCACGACGCTTCCGCACAAAACCGCATCGGGCATGCCTGTTTTATCGAAGAGTTCGAGGAATTCGAGCTGACGGCTGGTCCTAGCCCGGAACTTACCCGCCACCGTTTCACCGCCGTAGTTTCCTGTGAGATGATAATCCAAACCCCGCATATCGAGCACCGACTTTGCCTCGGTATAGTTCTCCGAGTATCTGGTGGTTACCAGAGTATCAAGCCCCGCATCGTGCAGATGGGGCATAAGGTAGCTGAAAAAGAGTGCGTATTTCGGCGTTGCGGCATCGATCCAGATGAATTTGCTCATTTCCTTCCCAGTCTCGAATGGGTGAAGTGGTTGCCGTTCAGAACAACCTCCTCACCTGTTTCCATCGATTCATACAAAGCGTTTATAAAGCGTAAAGACTTAAGTCCTTCATGGCCGTCAATTACCGGCTCCTTCCCCTCATTTATACATCTAACGACATCCTCAAGGTATCGCTTATGGCCAAAGCCGTATACGTTGGGGGGATTCTCACTATAGTTCATAAGCACCTCTGCGTCCCCTTCGGAGGGCTCGGTAAACTGCCATAGGCGCATACTGTTAACTGCGAAACCACCTATCTCCACAAGGCCTGTTTCGCCAAGGATGGAGATACTCCCCTCCTGATCCTTGGGCCTTGCCGCCGTGGTAACCTCCACCACGCCGAAGGAGCCGTCCTCGAACTCCACCGTGGCAACGGCTGTGTCCTCGGTCTCGGTGTCCACCAGAAAGGCCTTCCCCCTGGCGGAAACCTTAACCACATCGCCCATCATCCACTCGAGCAGATCCAGATGATGACTGGACTGGTTGGCAAGAACTCCGCCGTCCAGCGCCCATGTACCACGCCATTCAGCCATGTCGTAATACTCCTGGGTTCTGCACCAGCGCACACGCACGGTGCCGAGCACCTTCCGCCCGAAGCGTCCAGCCTCCACAGCCTCCCGAAGCTTCATTACGGGGAGGTTGTAGCGGTTCTGCTTAACCACAAAAAGGCGGTGACCATTTCTCTCCGCCGCATCTATCATAACCTCGGCATCCTCCACTGTGAGGGCCATAGGTTTTTCTACTATAATATCTTTTCCATAACCGGTGAGCTCCATAAAGTGTTCTGCATGGAGGCCGGACGGGGTGAGTATGCAGAAGACATCCGGCTCCTCCTTCTCCGCCATCTCATGCATATCCGCATAGGCGGGCAGACCGTAGCGTTCTGCAACTTCATTCCTGCGTTCTTCGACAGTATCGCACACTGCGCAGAGCTGTGCCCCTTTTACATCTCCGGTCAAAAGAGATGCGTACCGCTGGGCTATCCTGCCGCACCCAACTACTGCAAATCTGAGTAATGACATCCTACCCTCCAAAACTCTTTATACAATCAGCTACGTATTCCGCCTCTTCCGCTGTAAGGTGCTCACCCATGGGGAGTGAAAGGAGCTCCTTATCCGTTCTGCATGCGAAGAAATCTTCACACCCGTCCGCCTTAAAGGCGGGCTGTTTAGGCAGAGCCACGGGGTAGTGTATGCCGGTCTGGATCCCCTTCTCTGTGAGGTATTCACGAAGTACATCACGCCTTTCGTGGCGGATAACAAACAGGTGCCACACATGGCGAACACCTTCACGCACAACGGGGAGGACAGCATCCGTTCCTTTGAGCTTGTCCAGATATATCCCTGCAATACGGTTTCTCGCACCGATCCATTCATCCAGATACTTCAGCTTAACGGAGAGCACCCCCGCTTGCAGACCGTCCAGGCGGCTGTTGCGCCCCTGAAAGTCATGATAAAACTTGCTGGTGCGGCCGTGATCTATGTATTGCCGTATCCTTGAGGCCATATCCTCATCCTTAGTCACCACAGCTCCACCGTCTCCGTAGGCTCCGAGATTTTTCCCCGGATAGAAGCTGAACGCTCCCGCATCACCCATAGAGCCGGTTCTTTCTCCGTTATACTCCGCACCATGGCTCTGGGCGGAATCCTCCAGAACCTTAAGGCCATGCTTGCAGGCGATCTCCATGATCTTGTCCATCCATGCGGGCTGGCCGTAGAGGTGGACGGGGATGACGCAGGATGTGTTCGGGGTTATAACCGATTCCAGGCTTTCCGGGGAGATGGTGTAGTCCTCCAGACAGTCGCAGAACACAACCTTGAGCCCGTTGCGGACCACAGCCTCGGCCGTTGCAATGAAAGTATTCGCAGGGATAACAACCTCACTCCCCTCGGGGAGGTTCATGCCCCAAAGGGCGGCCTCAAGGGCGTCGGTTCCGTTTCCGGTTCCCACACAGGCCTTCGTCATTGTATATTCGGCAAAGGCGGCCTCAAACTCCGCAGGGTATGCTCCCCCCACAAAGGCCCCCTTATCTATTATTTCATGGAGCTTCTGATCCATCTCGTGCTTCATCTTCCGGTACTGCCCCGGAAGGTCCAAAAACTTTACTTGCCGCATCTTGATATAACCTCCAGAGCGTTCATAACGTTGATAATCGAGCCCTTGCCATGCTCCGGCTCCTCACCGGTTTCAACACATCTGATGAAGGAGTTTATGGCGTTCTCAAGGGGCTGGGATACAGGGATATCGATAACCCGTTCCTCACCGTAGCGGTACTGAACAAGGTGCTTATGCAGGGCGTTTGCGTCCAGATCCTCCTCCATGATAACACCACGGTCGTATACCTTGAGCTTGTCGGGGGCTGTATCATCATAGACCGCCATCATGTCCTCGCCGCCGATGATCATCTCTCGCACCTTTACTGGGCTGAGCCAGGATACGGCTATGTTAATGATGGGGCCGTCCTGAATGTCGAAGTTTATATTTGCAAGGGCATCGTTGGGGAAATCCCTGTATTTGCGCCTTGTCACTGTTACGTTACGGATATCGAGGCCGAAGAGGTAGTCGATGATCGAGAGATCATGCACCGCAAGATCCCATACAACGTCAACACTGTGCTGAAATAACCCGAGGTTGATCCGCCTGCTGTTCACGTATACCACATCCCCGAACTTACCCTCATCGAGGAGGTTCTTAAGCTTCTTGACGGGGTCGGAATAGAGGAATACATGATCCACAAATGAGATCAGTCCTCTGTCCTGCGCCTTAACGATTATCTCGTAGGCGTGGCGTATATCTGTGGTGAAGGGTTTTTCCACGAAGATATGTTTGCCGTGCTCAAGGCACTCCATGGCAATCCTGTGGTGTGTCTGGGGGGGAGTGGCTATGAAAACCGCCTCGCAGTCGGATTTAAGAACATCGTCCAGCGTCTTATCCGGATCGGTTCCGTAATCCTCCTGTCCAGCCTTTGCCCTTTCAGGCGTTGTGTCGATGATATACTCGGGGGATGAACCCACAGAGTCGAGCGTTCTGGCAACGTTGCGCCCCCAGTAGCCGTATCCTATCAATGCCGTTTTCATTTCACTGCTCCCCTTGAAACCGCCCTCTGGCCATACACAAGCTCATCATCCGCCATATCCTTTGCAACAAGGCTTCCGGCTCCAGCCATCGCTCTCTCGCCGATGGTTACACCGCAGAGAACAACACTCCCTGCGCCGATGCTTGCATAGTCCTTTACAACGG from the Limisalsivibrio acetivorans genome contains:
- the asnB gene encoding asparagine synthase (glutamine-hydrolyzing), which encodes MCGIAGIFTPRGSKGSGIIKRMTDSIAHRGPDDAGYLVAGSEGLKHYLDPNLRDMRIDADLLPEETKPWNLAIGHRRLRIIDLSPNAHQPMNEGNGRYWIAYNGETYNYRELRNELEAMGESFFSTSDTEVVLKGYIRWGAEVLNKLNGMFAFVVYDSSEGSLFIARDRYGIKPLYYTDTGSTFLFASEIKALLEHPECKAEIDPAGLNEYFTFQNNLDGRSIFSGITLMEPGTYITINRDGVRKSTKYWDYSFSEPDDSMSFEEARDKTRELMEKAVQRQIVADVPVGSYLSGGMDSGSITALASRHIDRITTFTAGFELSRVTGVEATFDERRDAEVIANTFLTEHYEQVINAGDMPWVMPRLVRHLEDIRLGMSYPNYYISRLASKFVKVCLSGAGGDELFGGYPWRYYRVCNSVNKEEFFKNYYNFWQRLVPDNEKKDFFRPELYSRIDRTDCYPLFREVFGKNGNAEYITPEDHVANSLYFEVKTFLHGLLILGDKLSMANSLEERFPFLDNELVDFAMKIPVRYKLKDLANVHRIDENETRRNMKYMRKYNDGKNVLRAAMKSFLPEKIVNRNKQGFSAPDESWYRGENFEYVRETLLSSNAHIDRYIERGYINRIIEEHAGGENHRLLIWSFICFEEWCRQFGF
- a CDS encoding WbqC family protein; protein product: MSAEVCAVHQPNFFPWLGYFEKISRADRFVIFDDAQFPRTSRGCWSNRVYLRLNNDKNWLTAPVERDGVKDINETYFKDTSWRESLRGKISSAYAKASYYKEHRDFVFALLDYPENNLALYNTYVIKEICTFLGIDTSGILISSKLDVSGESNEKLARLTLASGCSVYMSGDGAEEYLDSDIYEKLGVELIRQNFVHPVYEQRGEGFLKGLSIIDWIFNMGAKNPFGNDDEV
- a CDS encoding NAD-dependent epimerase/dehydratase family protein, which gives rise to MKVLITGGAGFIGSHLAERILAQGDEVLVIDNFLTGRRDNLKEHNSLELREFSIAERDKVFKAFDDFTPDVVIHAAASYKDPENWLEDSLTNVAGTANIVQASQAAQVKKIIYFQTALCYGLNPEEQPITLDHHIESGNSSYAISKTAGEQYVALSGLNHVIFRLANAYGPRNMSGPLPTFFHRLSTGKPCFVMDTRRDFIFIEDLADVVMKSVNGEGGTGAYHISSGSDYSIKQLFDEVVKALDIKLEEDVEVRPRHADDAFTILLDPSRMQNDFAYIINTPLEEGVRRAVEYYKEYGISETYTHLKQLKK
- a CDS encoding NAD-dependent epimerase/dehydratase family protein; translated protein: MDIRGKKALVIGGAGFIGSHVVEELLKHDVAEVIIYDNFTRGSEDNIATALNDPRVRVFHLGGDILHSDILEEAIKDADLVFHLAALWLLHCYDYPRSAFHVNVEGTFNVLELCVKHNVEKLIYSSSASVYGDAIKSPMKEDHPFNNNNFYGATKIACEQFCRAFHHRYGLDYVGLRYMNVYGARQDYKGAYIAVIMKILDRLQEGMPPVVHGDGKQSYDFIYVSDVAKANVCAAISDATDDFYNVGRGVKTTIKELAETILKITDSKHEIEYQPADRVFVTSRVGSTRKAEKELNFTADIDLEEGLRRVVQWRLERDGRGFE
- a CDS encoding DegT/DnrJ/EryC1/StrS family aminotransferase, whose product is MKIPITKPYFDNCEKKGVLEPIESGWLVQGPKVEEFENLFREFTGSKYAVATTSCTTALHLSLEAMGVGPGDRVLVPAFTYAASANAVLQCGAEPVFCDIDVYSFNMTVASLKKALQLYMKPAAVMPVNMFGLCAPLPEIAEICAKERIKVVEDSACGFGAFIGDKHSGTFGDAGCFSFHPRKAITTGEGGMLVTEDPDIAAKAASMRNHGTAGSDLQRHMEGISTLPEFSEKGFNYRMTDIQASIGICQMKKAQYILGERTRIADIYRAELKGTALSSASIPDGYTHGWQSCVFLYTEGEEPYSLELEDVDRLNGRRNLLMRSLQEKGISTRQGSHAVHNLNFYKEHYRFKREHFPGADMAEKLSIALPLYAGMTDRAIEYVINSVKELCG